The following nucleotide sequence is from Carassius carassius chromosome 16, fCarCar2.1, whole genome shotgun sequence.
ctatcagcTTTTATATCAAATTTAAAATACAACTAATTTAGACATATGGCTTTAATGTTATATAAATTTTGGATTACAACCTTactagtaaaatatttattttatttaaaataagaaatagtacagtacattttctttaaagtaaattttaacttctataactttttttatacttacattttttccaaatgattcacttctgcaataatctgctgattgttttctttaaataGACCAACCTTAGGTCTGTATTCAAAAGTGTTTATGAATTATAACAAGTTAAGTTTGATTAGTGCCCTTTCATGTCTATCTTCAGAAAGTGGGGGGTAACAGttagcacttttatttatttattttttaccttggCTGATGCAAAGTTAAGGAAAGGCACATTTTTCTCTTTTGACAAAGTAAAAGCTCTTTATTAAACACAGATATGTAACAACAATTGAACAGCTCACTAAAAACACTGAAACATAGTGCTGGTGAAACTAAAACCTCAATGTCTAGTTCTTACTGGTTTATGTAACAGACTTTTGTGAGGAGTTTGGCAAGAAATTTGGAGAAACCATTTACATAAAAAAGGGTATAATTGAAGTGCATAAATCCTATCGAGGGCGTTAACATATTTACAGTGAGTCTCAAACAAAAGACAAATacacaagagaaaaaaagagtTCCCAAACATACAGTATAGGCAAATCATCTCTATCTCACAGTACCAGACCTATCAATCTTGGAAATATTTTTGATTGTGTGTTAATTAAATACACTTTCATTAACATTTCTGTATAGGGATGGGCAATATTAGCAAACATTCAATATCTCAGTATTTTTTGGCTGGTTTGCGGTATTCGGTAGCCTATATATCttagtattttgtatttggattaaacaaataaagtgaatgttAGCATGTATGCATAAATTATGtgccaaaaaaaaagagaggtTAAAATCACATTACATTGTTACACtgaaatctaaaaacaaaaataattttaaagcagaagttaaagttgctaaactaaaaattaaaataacaaaaaagcacAGAGTAAAAATTCAATTTTGATTAACCCAATACAGTTaatgctttcaaaaaaaaaaaaaacaacaacatctggTTGATTGACCTTCATCTTTTTCTGTTGCTTGTTCTGAATACTGCGTGTGGACAGAGGCGTAGTTTAGAGAGACAAATCGTACCAGTGTACTCTAAGATCAAAATGCATAGCCAAGACTGGCAGGTCTGCAGTGatgttatttaaaacaaacaattaataCAATTAGATGGTATCACATGAAACTCAAGCTTTTGGCAAGTAAGACTAAGATCTAAACAGCACCTCATGAACTATCAATACAAAATTTCAGGCAAGATTTAAGAATTAATTATCCAAAGCATGAGAATATGAAGTACATGATTGCCAACCAACTAACTGTAACATTGTTTCACACATCAAATATGTCGAGGCAGTGAGATGTCAAGAGCACAATAATGTAAGCAGTACTGGCAATAGCATGTGAAGTGCACTTGAGTCTTACAGTACGAGGCCTTGTGCAGTCAAATACATTTCCTTGTCATAATAGCAATCTTGATGAGATATTCATGTAAACAGTCAGTTAAAGACGTTGTAAACAGATGGAATAAAAATAACTGACACGGTACATCAATGCAAAAAGCATTACAATGCAAATCATAAAAAACTATTTGTTCACTGCTCTTGGTCACTATTGCAATTTTAATAAACCTCTAAATACTGAAATCCTCAAGCACTCACTGTTCTTCTGCTGCTAATGTGCTGCTTTGTTTCTTACTTTATTGCTGGTTTCCTGCTTAACTGTCTTTTTGGAAGCAACGTTTATTTAACTGAAAATATACGTGGACTACTGTTTGAGTGAGcttgacttaattttctcatttacCATCGTCTCTTCAGTCGAccctttaagaaaaataaaagaataaatgatGCTACGGTGGCGTTTCAGTGGCAGTCTCATTCTTTTCACAGGACGCTCCATTAGCAGCCTCAGTCTTTCTAATGGATGAGTTTTTAATAGGACTCTCCTGTAAGAAAACACAGAAGGTAAGTGAAATTAACAAGAATGATGATTtagtaacacaaacacaaaaataaaaatattcgaaTTGTGTTTTTAAGTAATTAAGGTATGTTTGGTATATTACCTGAGCTTGATTTGGCTCCTCCCCCTTTCCTGTTTGAACAATAATGACAAACTCAGATACACAGAAAGATAACTTTGGTGAATAAGaatgaaaatacatattttcacatCTTGCACACTCAATGACTCTATTATTTCATCTTGTTCAGTGATCTGTGTGTAATACTTACCTTTCTTTTACTCAAGATAGTACTTTACACCAGCAGCAGCGGCAGTCACGATCAGAATAACTACAGCTGCACATATTCCTGCTACAGCAGCTAGAGACAGACCTGAACCTGTAATGATAAAGAGAGACAGTCGTATCAGTTTAACTTGAGGTTTCTGTCTGATATTTACACCTTTCTGCTTTGTTCATCAGTTCTGTGAGGCAGATTTAATTGACAAATGGTGGTTTCTGAGTTACAGGAActaaaacaacacaatcaacaaaaTCAACAGGAAACATCAATGATTACAGGAAACTTTTTGCATCGTGTATTGTGTAggttaataacatttatttaaatcttaCTGTAAACAGTCCTCAATGAAAGGCAGTTGATTTAATTTGCACTGAATGACACTCACCAGTGACAGTAAGACTGAAACTCCTGCTCCTCCTAATACTGAAGCTGCTGATGTCGATGATGATCTGTAGttgataaagtccagagtctgtgtttctggtgtttgtgatggtcagagatccagtctgatgatccagcttcagtctgtctctgaatctctcatcagcATCCTCACACTGAACATCTGTGCAGCTCTTACTGGGTTCTTCACTGATTTCAGCGATGCAGACGTCATTAAAAAGAAACGTGAACGAACAATTTGTGTTGTTCATGACACCAGGATCTAAAGTGACAGATTCTCCCTTCACTGTCTTTATTTCTTCTTGATCAGCGGCAGGAGCATCTGAAACACAAACCAACAGATGATGCATTTTGCAGAGAACAACAAACTACACATGAAAGAGTGTGGTAATAATTACGGTAAAAATAAGTACGGTAAACTTAATTCACACAGAAgatcactttatatgatgaaaaGAGATTTATTTAACTGACGAAAAGAACTGCCTTTTTCAGTTTCGGTCAAATATTGTGCTGTAAACACAAATAACAGTTTTAAGTTGCCAGTGTTGACAAGTGACCACTGATAATCCATGGCTAGTTGCACATCAAGTGGTTCTTTTCCTCAACTTTTTACATTAAAACTGTGCATTGCACACCTAACGGTTGATATCCCTCACATAAATCATTCACAGTTTTTGTTACTCAGGTGTTAAGTGTAAACACAACTGATTTGAAACGTATATTGCctgcttttaaatgttaaatgactcACCATGAACAGAAACACTGAAGATATTTTCAGTGTAGCGGCTGTTGATATCTAGTGTATAGAGTCCAGAGTGTGTGGTgttgatgtttgtgatggtcagagatccagtcacattatccagcttcagtctgtctctgaatctctctttaCACTCAGCATCTGCACAGATCTTACTCTGATCTCCACTGATCTGAGCGATACGATCATTATTAAAATACCAATTTATTCTGTCTTTTAGATTTGTTTTGATGCCAGTgtgtagagtgactgaatctccctccatcactgacactttCTCTGAATCAACACCAGATGAACCTGAAGAAGAAACGAGCAAATAATTATAAATCATGTCTGGGACAAAGTTATACAACAGGACAGTGTTGTTAAAATGTTTATCTACAGATCATAAAGATTGTGAGAAATGTGTCTGGATTTATAATgtaacacatacaaacaaacagcAGAAGAACATCACTGAATCACATCCACTCTTCAGATAAACAGACTAGACTTTCAGATGTTCATTGACCACTGATGATATTCATTTAAAGAGATTGGAAAAGAACCTTATGTTATTTATAACTCTATTACGACTCAATaccatttcatttattaattcaaaataagacaaaatacagTTTGTCAGTCCAAGTATTAAAGAGATCAGCCTCTTATATTTTGCACGCATTTAGCAGACCTCACccgttcatttaaaaaataaagactatTTCTGAGATATAATGAATTAGTTTTTAATGttctttcatatatatttatgtattactATCAATCTGTGTGGAAGAACATTCAAATCTAATTTAGAGAGCCACGATCGAGGCTGTATCTATCTCTGTGAAACCCTGTCAAAACCTTTGATTGTGACTATTTTTCCCAAATCAAAAAGtgtaataaagttaaataaaagatTACTTGAAACTGTACAGACTATATACTTAGCATTCAAAGCAAAATATTATTAGTTTTCTTATTTCTCTAATGTTAATCTTAAATATTAACCCATTTAATCCCACAGTAAAGAAGGTTTTAATTTCTAAAGCACTATATAAGGAACTCCCGCACACtatcttaacttgcaaaataaatttttaaatcgcacaacgtttcggtcacacgaccttcatcaggagtatacaaatgttcaaattcatctCTTTTAAGATAAACACATGACCAATTAACAGAGCTCCATCTGCAAATAATTAAGCTCATTGGGAATACATAATTAGCACCACATCATaaacagttacaaattattatagttACAACAATCAAGATCTCCCTATAGGTTAACAAAATCATCCAAAAAACAATCAACACGTAATTCAATGTCTCCACTCTAGGTGGCAAAGTTACTTTCTCAATCCCACAAAAGCGTAAAGAGGTTACATCGTGATTCAAAGTTAAAAAGTGTGCCGCAACTGGATAATTTAGATCTTTTCTTCTGATCGAACTCTTATGTTCACTAATTCTTTGTTTCAATTGACGTGACGTTTTTCCCACATAGCCTATACCACAAGGACAACGGATCAAATACACAACACGAGTGGAAACAAAATCGTTGATGTTTTAGTGCATTTCCTGCAAATATGGGAAACAATAAACACAAGGGTCTCaattaaatatgtgcagtttCACATGATTGGTGCAAATGGGCTCATAACAATAGTTTATTTCCTGTTTGCACCATGAGAAGATGAAGACTGCATCACAGCTCCAAAACAAAAGTCTAATAAAGTATGTTAACAAAAATATGACAAAGATCTTAAGGTCCACATTATCTTTAAGGTGTCTAGTATTAATATAGTTGAATTCACATATATTCACTTTTGTTGAGTGTGTGTTATAGAATGAGTTGATTGTCACAATAGTGACCGGTGGGATTACAGTGAGCTTAGATATAAATTACTGGGGTAATGTATTGTGATCGTGTGAGGATGTAGAAGTCAGTTTTGAATATATTGTAGTCTTTTAACAGATTAAACCCCCAAAGCGAGAACTGCAATAATCGAGCCTTGATgtgatgaaggcatgaataaGCCTTTCAGCATCAGgcctagaaagaaagaaagggtcTAATTCGAGCAATGTTACAAAGatggaaaaatgtttttgaagtaaGAACTAAAAGTCAACTGTGCATCAAAAATCACATCCAAATTACAGACCTGAGCAGAAGGAGATATTTGAGTATTGTTTAAAATTACTGAACTTATTAACATTAGAGGCAGTTaataaaatgtcagttttagaACAATTTAGTTTCAGAAAGTTGTGTTTCACCCGTGCATTAATTTCCAGCAAACAGGCAGAAAGAGTTAAAGAGGAAGAAGTGAAATCAGACTGAGTGCTATTATAAATCTGGACATTAAAAGTGATAGCTCAAGCCATACTTCTGAATAATGATGGATATATACACACTTTATGACTGCAGAAACACATTATGCCACTGGTCAAAACCATGAAACAAAACTTTtcacacacttaaaaataaagtaattgttGTTAATTTCAAAGGGTTACTTATGACACACCCTCTGCATATTTTCCATGTCTGGAAAAAAACCGTGATTAAACGGGGAGCTTTTTATTGGCGACGCCACAAGAAAATAATGTCTGTCTCCCACCAAGAAATGGCGAATAAAATAACAACGTTATAATTAAAAATCGCTTACCGTGCAAAAGCAAAACACACGTGAGAATAACACCAAACATAATGTCCCACCACGGTTTCGGAAAGAAGTCTGGACTGAGAGGAAACAACAATGTACTTCTCTGTTAACTTATATGGATGTGAAAGCGAACTCCCATTTGCAGAAACCGTGCAAAACATCAATAGAAAAAAACcgcttgtgtcatttttgccagcGATATGATGTATCGACGCCGAGCCACCGAAACGcgtcacaaaaaaaaatacaattaaaaggaAATTTCCGTTGTTTATACTTCGCCTACTGAAAATTGACTCCAGCCGTGCACgcgcttttcttcttctttagcaCTTGGTTGTTCCCACACCAGGCACATCACGCCACTcagtttccctttcataggtcacttcgatgctgcggtgacgttaccacgtatgggaacaccttcggtgtgacgaatgtctgaagccctataccatcccgccaatcctattggccaaatagcgcttggcaccgccccacgcatgcatacgcatatatacctggtgccgcgcgccatttcactcagatttcattccttcagtaaatgaagcgaatcttctgtgcccttaAAATCCATCTCGCGTTCTCCAGCAATTCTTAAGAGAAGTCTAACGTTACTCCTCTCCACGGACGCggtgagtcaacgaaaggtaagagccgtataacgggtttatcacgaggaggcacttatgagaggttcgttagtagcctctctacaggttctgtccgtgatagcctacggctacagtaaaaaaaaaaaaaaattatatatatatatatatatataataaagaaagtatccgcgctctggagtgtatttcttaagtcgcctcgcgtctaacccccaccgtttcgcttctgcggtcgccgaggccccgcacgaggtgttggttaggggcgatatgtgcggcttgactattaatacagtgatgcactggagtttccacttgctcgctctcccccactcgagcgcgttaatcagcagatttgctcTTTCAAACTATGTTTGTCAAACTGCGGCCTCGAACTCTgagtaggctctggccggcatacgcggttctctccctccgagcggacagaAGAAACGCACCTctccttcctcagtgagctattTATGTGGCTACCCGCATGGTGGATTACGCGTGGGAAGCCTCTCGTCCTCAACCCCcatgctctaacattgactgtctcgcagcgaaggcacctcgagcgtcattgaactgagctatcgtttgagcgccccctcagacactctgcacaatccagccttcagagtttgagggacggcgcaagaggctggcaaagatggccagtctattacggctcacacagctgccgcgttctcgctagcggcgtggcccgatgtttatcttgttggattaaatcctgccgtggatacgcttcaggattatacacaacgaaacgcagcgagtttgacgcacgcgcttttcttcatgtttgccagggactgtgccctccactgagagtgctgttggactgctaatgcacatctaccctctcactgcagtccccacactctaacattgactgtctcgcagcaaaggcacctcgagcgtcattgaaccgagctatcatttgagcgccccctcagacactctgcacaatccagccctcagagtttgagggacggcgcaagaggctggcaaagatggccagtgtatgacggctcacacagctgccgcgttctcgttAGCGGCGTGgtccaatgtttatcttgttggattaaatcctgccatggatacgcttcaggattatacacaacgaaacgcagcgagtttgacgcatgcgttttccttcatatTTGCctgggactgtgccctccaccagagagcgctgttggactgctaatgcacatgtaaccctctcactgcagtccccacgctctaacattgactgtctcgcagcaaaggcacctcgagcgtcattgaaccgagctatcatttgagcgccccctcagacactctgcacaatccagccttcagagtttgagggacggcgcaggaggctggcaaagatggccagtgtatgacggctcacacagctgccgcgttctcgctagcggcgtggcccgctgtttatcttgttggattaaatcctgccgtggatacgcttcaggattacacacaacgaaacgcagcgagtttgacgcatgcgttttccttcaaattttccagggactgtgccctccaccagagagtgctgttggattgctaatgcacatccaaccctctcactgcagtccccacactctaacaTTGACTGCCTTGCAGCAAACagcgcttcgagcagcattggattgagctgtaacgcCAAATGTTCCCTCAGACGCCCTGCGCAATCCAGCTTCCAGagttcgaggggcgattcaagtcttgcacagacgacccatttatgacggctcgcacagccgccgctttttcgctagcggcagagcccgatgttcaatctgttggcctaattcctgccgtggacacgtttcaggattatacacaacaagACTCAACGGCTCTtacgcatacacttcccctgtgcacgaacggcACGAGCTTTTCGTGCAAGGACATTTTAACCTGTGTGACAGTGTTGCAGTAAgcagaaattttgagaccgctagtatggtttCGGGCcgtgtgggaacgcttgcccaacatttctcaatgggtgttacgcacaatttgtcacggatacaccattcagtttcaataaggcccgcctcctttccacAGAATTAtttccacggtggcgaaaccgatggaaatagcggtgctgcgacaggagatgtcaactctgctgagcaaagggactatagaagaagtacacccctctcagatggaggcagggtttttacagccgttattttgtggtaaaaaaaaaaaagaaagacggcggattacgacccattctggatttacaccgtctgaatcttgcactcaggccgagcaaattcaagatgttgatggtaaagtctattttgtctcagattcaaccaaacgattggtttgtcacgatcgatctgaaggatgcatattttcatattcagatcatcaagagactcaggaagttcctcagattcgctttagagggcaaagcataTCAGTActttctcaaagtgcatggatggagaTCTGGCCCCGTTGCagctccagggcgttcgtgtttgaactatttaggcgattggctggtgttagcgcaatcgcagactcaagcacactctcattgggatcttgtgctgaatcatttaaacagcctgggcttacgcacgaaaTTCAAGAGAAGtgttttaatcccctctcaacggataaccttctgggaatagagttggactctcgcgcgatgacagcgaagctttctctcccgcgcgctcagtcgattgcaTCATGCGTGCAGCGCTTCAAAGCGGGTCGCACAGTGACAACAAGATTCTGCCTCAGATTTAGGTCTTATGGCAGCGGCATTCCCTGTAAttcgtctgggattacttcacatgcccccttttcagtggtggacgaaaagacggaatgtttcaccccgttatCTTCcacatcggacgattccggtgacacggcggtgtgtgatgtcgttaaaactatgaatgtcaaccgaattctcctgacctgggttcggctggggatttgtgctatccgagagactgtcacgacggatgcgtctttgaccggttggggagctgtttgtcaagggcgcccagcccacagagtgtggacagcggcgcaacgcagttggcacatgaacaggttggaattactggcggtttttctggctctccagtatttctcgaatctgctgaacGGCTGTCATGTACTGCTCAGAtcggacaacacagcggttgtgtcatatctgaatcatcagggaggattacgctctcgccccctgtgcaggctggcgagacatgtTCTTTTTGGTTTCAGAACAAatttctatcgatccgagctgttcatgtccccggacgttgaacctcggagcgaatttgctatccaggcagactctggagcaagcagattggagattgcacccccaaacggtgaatctcctatggcagattttcggagaagcgaaagtggatttattcgcgtcaaacacgactacgcattgcccgctttggttctccctatgccctccagcacccctgggcttggatgcgttagctcacagctggcccaggaccagtttgtatgcattTTTCCCCAATCCGTCTGATttcagcggtattatgcagaatacggctggacagagtggaacagctgctgctggtggctccgcggtggcacacacagccgtggtttgcggatctgatcaatctgttagcgggctctccatgggagattcccctcagacaggatttattatcgcaagcacggGACTGATTTGGCATCCGAgaccagatctatggaatctgtgggcgtggcctctgggcggagtgagttaatatatcccggtctttctgctgaaactaccgagactatactgaattctagagcagcttctacgagacgcttatatgctttcaagtggagactgtttacgacctggtgtgaaactcataatatggatccagtttactgcccagtggcgtcagtactggagttccttcaggaccgtttttcagatggagtgacaccagctaccctaaaggtttatgtggcagccatttcagcttaccacgaatatatagatggtgcctcagtgggccgttaTCCACTGGTTTCAAGTTTCATACAGGGTGCGTGACGGCTGAgacctttccgccccgtgcgagttccttcatgggatttatccattgtgttgcatggtttatcagggcatccgtttgagcccttggaaactgtaccggataaaatcctgactttgaagacacttcttcttatggctttatcctccctcaagagagctggggatttacaggctctttctgtctcaccctcgtgcatggagtttgcaccgggctctgtgaaagtgttgttgcgaccaaggcctaattatgtccctaaggtcgcatctaatccctttcgctctcagcaggtggtcctggaggctttatcccctACTGTGgcggagtctggagatctaagtctttgccctgtgagagctttaaagacttTTGTGGATTGTACTGCCCCATGGGCAGccaccagctgtttgtctgttttggacataggaataaaggccatgcggttacaaacagcccatgtcccattggctggtggaggcaatatctttagcctatgaggcgcgtgggctcgcttcgcccttaggagttaaagctcattccacgagagcagtggcttcttctcaagcttttctcagtggatcttctatggatgatatctgtgctgcggcaggatggtcctcaccgagcacttttatcaagtcttacagtctggatgtgaggatggctcctggctcccgggttctctccgcttgagcagatgcttccttggatcccagctatcaggtacgtcaggcgttatggtatagcgttcccatacgtggtgacgtcaccgcagcatcgaagtgacctatgaaagggaacatctcggttacgtatgtaaccatagttccctgaatagggaacgagatgctgcggtcctggccgtaccataccttgatagcattcttcttcttcagtcatgaaatctgagtgaaatggcgcgcggcaccagatatatatgcgtacgcatgcgtggggcggtgccaagcgctatttggccaataggattggcgggatggtatagggcttcagacattcgtcacaccgaaggtgttcccatacgtggtgacgtcaccgcagcatctcgttccctattcagtgaaccatggttacatacgtaaccgagatgttttcttTTCTTACATGGACGATAgttacacttttattattattttttaaccggATCTGGATCTGAACAAAGTCATAGAAAGTGAAGTCACAAAAAGCCAGATTATAACCCTCCACGAGGAAACTGAAGTGACagtaaacaaaattactaaaatgcaGTTTACAAAGAAGTCAAATGAGAAGAATGCTCCTTTAAGTGCAGTGTCTGAGAAAGAAGTTGAGTTTACTAGATGTGTTTACATCCACAAGCCGAGTCTGGCATATGGACAAATATACAA
It contains:
- the LOC132160310 gene encoding uncharacterized protein LOC132160310 isoform X1; protein product: MFGVILTCVLLLHGSSGVDSEKVSVMEGDSVTLHTGIKTNLKDRINWYFNNDRIAQISGDQSKICADAECKERFRDRLKLDNVTGSLTITNINTTHSGLYTLDINSRYTENIFSVSVHDAPAADQEEIKTVKGESVTLDPGVMNNTNCSFTFLFNDVCIAEISEEPSKSCTDVQCEDADERFRDRLKLDHQTGSLTITNTRNTDSGLYQLQIIIDISSFSIRRSRSFSLTVTGSGLSLAAVAGICAAVVILIVTAAAAGVKYYLE
- the LOC132160310 gene encoding uncharacterized protein LOC132160310 isoform X2; the protein is MLGVFLTCVLMLHGSSGVDSEKVSVMEGDSVTLHTGIKTNLKDRINWYFNNDRIAQISGDQSKICADAECKERFRDRLKLDNVTGSLTITNINTTHSGLYTLDINSRYTENIFSVSVHDAPAADQEEIKTVKGESVTLDPGVMNNTNCSFTFLFNDVCIAEISEEPSKSCTDVQCEDADERFRDRLKLDHQTGSLTITNTRNTDSGLYQLQIIIDISSFSIRRSRSFSLTVTGSGLSLAAVAGICAAVVILIVTAAAAGVKYYLE